A DNA window from Camelina sativa cultivar DH55 chromosome 13, Cs, whole genome shotgun sequence contains the following coding sequences:
- the LOC104736717 gene encoding syntaxin-41 isoform X2 — MAELGKAHAKALMPSFGDGKEDQHNIESLTQEITFLLKKSEKQLQRLSAAGPSEDSNVRKNVQRSLATDLQLLSMELRKKQSTYLKRLRQQKEDGVDLEMNLSRNRYRPEEDDFGDMLNEHQMSKIKKSEEVSVEREKEIQQVVESVNDLAQIMKDLSALVIDQGTIVDRIDYNIENVATTVEDGLKQLQKAERTQRHGGMVKCASVLVILCFIMLLLLILKEIFL; from the exons ATGGCTGAGTTGGGAAAGGCTCATGCCAAGGCGTTAATGCCGTCGTTTGGAGATGGTAAAGAAGATCAACATAATATTGAGTCTTTGACACAAGAGATCACTTTTCTATTGAAAAAGTCTGAGAAGCAACTTCAGAGGCTTTCTGCAGCTGGACCTTCTGAAGATTCTAATGTTAGGAAAAACGTGCAG CGATCTCTTGCCACTGATCTCCAACTTCTTTCTATGGAGCTCcgcaagaaacaatcaacctaTTTGAAACGCTTGAGACAGCAAAAAGAG GATGGGGTAGATTTAGAGATGAATCTGAGCAGAAACAGATATAGacctgaagaagatgattttggCGATATG TTAAATGAGCATCAGATGTCTAAGATTAAAAAAAGCGAGGAAGTATCCGtagagagggagaaagagatACAACAG GTTGTAGAATCAGTAAACGACCTTGCTCAAATCATGAAAGATCTTTCTGCACTTGTGATAGATCAG GGTACAATAGTTGATCGGATAGACTATAATATTGAAAACGTCGCTACTACTGTTGAAGATGGCCTCAAACAACTGCAGAAG GCAGAGCGAACACAGAGACATGGAGGGATGGTGAAGTGTGCGTCTGTGCTTGTCATCCTCTGTTTCATCATGCTGTTACTCTTAATTCTTAAGGAAATATTCTTGTGA
- the LOC104736715 gene encoding F-box/kelch-repeat protein At5g26960: MSEHCNSRHFSWLMKSCLPNPSDAKSLVPIHQPSANLSTTIASLPDDLLLECISRVPSSSIPSLSVVCRRWSRLLHSPYFLHLRRRSGLLRHSLIAISAVDSGLFAADLQFLQSEVATWKVSLAVSSRSVDGSYASLSHARAAAIGPRVYVVSRNAVLRYDSWMGTLLLRSPMLFPRKKFAIAVVSGKIYVAGGGGGSEVAAAVEEYDPELNRWEVVTQSARKRYGCIGAAVDGVFYVIGGLKIGNETSRAVAARAYASSMDLFDVESRQWLRSRSVPGGGCVVAACAAVGYVYVLSSHAVELSFWRFDARRRGGNSGFGEWRRLKSPPLPAQVRLDGTVRFSCVGVEDKVAVVQVVGCIDDLLRRSGRSERGLRESLVLMYDTVDGEWRRAADLPEMITRAACTCVEW, from the coding sequence ATGTCAGAGCATTGCAACTCTCGGCACTTCTCATGGCTGATGAAATCTTGTTTACCAAATCCCTCCGACGCCAAATCACTCGTTCCGATTCACCAACCGTCGGCGAATCTTTCTACAACGATAGCTTCTCTACCTGACGATTTGCTCCTCGAATGTATCTCCAGAGTCCCTTCCTCTTCGATTCCTTCTCTCTCCGTCGTTTGTCGCCGCTGGTCTCGTCTCCTCCACTCTCCTTACTTCCTCCACCTCCGCCGTCGTTCAGGTCTTCTCCGGCATTCTCTCATCGCTATCTCCGCCGTCGATTCTGGGCTTTTCGCCGCGGATTTGCAGTTTCTTCAGTCCGAGGTCGCCACTTGGAAAGTGTCTCTCGCGGTTTCGAGTAGGTCTGTTGACGGTAGTTATGCAAGTTTGTCTCATGCTCGCGCGGCGGCGATCGGACCTAGGGTTTATGTTGTTAGTAGAAATGCTGTTTTGAGATACGATTCGTGGATGGGGACGCTTCTTTTGAGATCTCCGATGCTTTTCCCCAGGAAAAAATTCGCAATCGCGGTGGTTTCGGGTAAGATCTACGTTGCCGGAGGTGGCGGTGGTTCGGAAGTCGCGGCCGCGGTTGAAGAGTACGATCCTGAGTTGAATCGGTGGGAAGTTGTGACTCAATCGGCGAGGAAGAGATACGGTTGCATCGGAGCAGCTGTTGACGGAGTTTTTTATGTCATCGGTGGTTTGAAAATTGGGAATGAGACTTCACGCGCGGTTGCGGCGCGTGCTTACGCTAGCTCTATGGATCTTTTCGATGTGGAATCGCGTCAGTGGTTGAGGAGTCGTTCCGTTCCTGGCGGTGGATGTGTTGTGGCGGCGTGTGCGGCGGTTGGATATGTGTACGTGTTAAGCAGCCACGCGGTGGAGCTTTCGTTCTGGCGATTTGACGCGCGTCGTCGCGGTGGTAACAGCGGGTTTGGAGAATGGCGGAGGCTGAAAAGTCCGCCGTTGCCGGCTCAAGTGCGGTTAGACGGGACGGTGAGGTTTAGCTGTGTTGGAGTGGAAGATAAAGTGGCGGTGGTTCAGGTGGTGGGATGCATTGACGATTTGCTCCGGCGAAGTGGGAGGAGCGAGAGAGGGCTGAGAGAAAGCCTTGTGTTGATGTACGATACGGTGGACGGAGAGTGGAGAAGAGCGGCGGATCTACCGGAGATGATTACACGAGCCGCATGTACGTGTGTGGAGTGGTAA
- the LOC104736717 gene encoding syntaxin-41 isoform X1 — MATRNRTLLFRKYRNSLRSVRAPLSSSSSLTGTRSGVGPVIEMASTSLMNPNRSYAPVSTEDPGNSSKGAITVGLPPAWVDVSEEISVNIQRARTKMAELGKAHAKALMPSFGDGKEDQHNIESLTQEITFLLKKSEKQLQRLSAAGPSEDSNVRKNVQRSLATDLQLLSMELRKKQSTYLKRLRQQKEDGVDLEMNLSRNRYRPEEDDFGDMLNEHQMSKIKKSEEVSVEREKEIQQVVESVNDLAQIMKDLSALVIDQGTIVDRIDYNIENVATTVEDGLKQLQKAERTQRHGGMVKCASVLVILCFIMLLLLILKEIFL, encoded by the exons ATGGCGACGAGGAATCGTACGTTGTTGTTCAGGAAGTATAGGAACTCTCTGAGGAGCGTTCGAGCTCCATTgtcgtcatcatcttcattgacGGGAACACGATCCGGCGTTGGTCCAGTTATAGAGATGGCGAGCACATCTTTAATGAATCCGAATCGCTCTTACGCTCCTGTTAGTACCGAAGATCCTGGGAATTCGAG TAAAGGTGCGATAACAGTGGGATTACCACCAGCTTGGGTTGATGTCTCTGAAGAGATCTCTGTGAACATACAGCGTGCGAGGACTAAAATGGCTGAGTTGGGAAAGGCTCATGCCAAGGCGTTAATGCCGTCGTTTGGAGATGGTAAAGAAGATCAACATAATATTGAGTCTTTGACACAAGAGATCACTTTTCTATTGAAAAAGTCTGAGAAGCAACTTCAGAGGCTTTCTGCAGCTGGACCTTCTGAAGATTCTAATGTTAGGAAAAACGTGCAG CGATCTCTTGCCACTGATCTCCAACTTCTTTCTATGGAGCTCcgcaagaaacaatcaacctaTTTGAAACGCTTGAGACAGCAAAAAGAG GATGGGGTAGATTTAGAGATGAATCTGAGCAGAAACAGATATAGacctgaagaagatgattttggCGATATG TTAAATGAGCATCAGATGTCTAAGATTAAAAAAAGCGAGGAAGTATCCGtagagagggagaaagagatACAACAG GTTGTAGAATCAGTAAACGACCTTGCTCAAATCATGAAAGATCTTTCTGCACTTGTGATAGATCAG GGTACAATAGTTGATCGGATAGACTATAATATTGAAAACGTCGCTACTACTGTTGAAGATGGCCTCAAACAACTGCAGAAG GCAGAGCGAACACAGAGACATGGAGGGATGGTGAAGTGTGCGTCTGTGCTTGTCATCCTCTGTTTCATCATGCTGTTACTCTTAATTCTTAAGGAAATATTCTTGTGA
- the LOC104738231 gene encoding protein FAR1-RELATED SEQUENCE 8-like translates to MARKKNPGTVVYLELDPVGKFKYVFIAFGHSIRGFSLMRRVIVVDGTFLKENYKGTLLASTAQDGDFHLYPIAFAIVDSENDIAWNWFFRCLLSIIPNEPDLVFVSDHAQSIEKAISELYPASHHGICKFHLQNNIKVKFRSKSFLPLVEAAANAYTFQEFEVAFRDIQNYNPKLAKYLEEADFRKWARGYAPSNYYNIMTTNITKSLNSMLNDPRELPVISLLETIRLTLTTWFNERQEKAVKHNKCATPNVTKEILLSFNDAMK, encoded by the coding sequence ATGgcaaggaaaaaaaatccagGAACAGTTGTTTACCTTGAGTTGGATCCTGTTGGGAAATTCAAATATGTGTTCATCGCATTTGGACATTCGATTAGAGGTTTTTCTTTAATGAGAAGAGTGATTGTTGTTGATGGTACATTTCTAAAAGAAAACTATAAGGGAACTTTGCTAGCAAGTACTGCACAAGATGGAGATTTTCACTTATATCCGATAGCATTTGCAATTGTTGATTCAGAAAATGATATTGCATGGAATTGGTTCTTTAGGTGTTTGCTCTCTATCATCCCTAATGAACCAGATTTGGTATTTGTTTCTGACCATGCTCAATCCATTGAAAAAGCAATTTCAGAATTGTATCCAGCATCCCATCATGGCATTTGCAAATTTCATCTCCAAAACAACATCAAAGTAAAGTTCAGGAGTAAAAGCTTCTTGCCTCTTGTCGAAGCAGCAGCTAATGCTTATACGTTTCAGGAATTTGAAGTTGCTTTTAGggatatacaaaattataatccAAAACTGGCCAAATATTTAGAAGAGGCTGATTTCAGGAAGTGGGCTCGTGGTTATGCACCATCTAACTACTACAATATTATGACAACCAACATTACTAAGTCATTGAATTCTATGTTAAATGATCCTCGGGAGCTACCAGTGATTTCACTTCTTGAGACAATTAGGTTAACCCTTACAACATGGTTTAATGAGCGACAGGAAAAAGCTGTCAAGCACAACAAGTGTGCTACACCAAATGTTACAAAGGAGATATTATTAAGCTTCAATGATGCAATGAAATAA
- the LOC104738232 gene encoding exonuclease DPD1, chloroplastic/mitochondrial-like, which produces NSSSLKLLDVRASSVDGKARWVRRNVSTTTQGSRSNNTKSSVLGGTIPVTRIIDEESRTKIQQQPFGNLQQRLSQDKDLPKLLTVIVSDLETTGFNRTKERIIEIAAQDLAGGENSTFQTLVNPGYVPVTNTHIHGIRNDMVRRPEVPRMEDLIPIFLRYVESRQKPGGYVMLVAHNGKSFDFQFLINEFNRCSFEIPHNWLLLDSLPLGREHMKIIDPTVKPKAGLEVLAEHYSLTRDGDAHRAMSDVLLLSQVFQKLTIDLKLSVSDLVLRSHTASDIATAMAKNKKA; this is translated from the exons AACAGCTCAAGCCTGAAGCTGCTTGATGTTAGAGCTTCTTCGGTTGATGGTAAAGCCAGATGGGTCAGACGAAACGTGAGTACAACTACACAAGGTAGTAGAAGCAACAACACTAAGAGCAGTGTGTTGGGAGGAACAATTCCTGTAACCAGGATTATAGATGAAGAGAGCAGGACCAAGATACAGCAGCAGCCTTTTGGAAATCTTCAGCAACGGCTTTCCCAAGACAAAGATCTGCCTAAACTCCTCACGGTTATAGTCTCTGATCTTGAGACAACCGGCTTTAATAGAACGAAGGAGCGGATAATTGAAATTGCAGCACAGGATTTAGCTGGTGGTGAGAACAGCACATTTCAGACTCTCGTCAACCCGGGATATGTTCCTGTAACTAACACACATATCCACGGAATCAGGAATGATATGGTTCGTCGACCCGAGGTTCCAAG GATGGAAGACCTGATACCCATATTTCTGCGGTATGTTGAGAGTCGACAGAAGCCTGGAGGCTATGTGATGTTAGTTGCACACAATGGAAAGTCATTTGACTTCCAGTTTTTGATCAATGAGTTTAACCGTTGTTCTTTCGAGATTCCTCATAATTGGTTGTTACTCGACTCGCTCCCACTCGGCAGAGAGCACATGAAAATTATAG ACCCAACAGTAAAGCCAAAAGCAGGATTAGAAGTTCTTGCAGAACACTATAGTCTTACAAGGGATGGTGACGCTCACAGAGCCATGTCAGATGTTTTACTCCTATCTCAGGTGTTCCAGAAACTCACCATTGATCTCAAGCTCTCCGTTTCTGATCTCGTTCTCCGCTCTCACACTGCATCCGATATCGCGACTGCCATGGCCAAGAACAAGAAGGCCTGA
- the LOC104738233 gene encoding F-box/kelch-repeat protein At5g26960-like: MSEHCNSRHFSWLMKSCLPNPSDAKSLVPIHQPSANLSTTIASLPDDLLLECISRVPSSSXPNLIKSKVHKTSQAERTQRHGGMVKFPWTVIPGLXGGSEVAAAVEEYDPELNRWEVVTQSARKRYGCIGAAVDGVFYVIGGLKIGNETSRAVAARAYASSMDLFDVESRQWLRSRSVPGGGCVVAACAAVGYVYVLSSHAVELSFWRFDARRRGGNSGFGEWRRLKSPPLPAQVRLDGTVRFSCVGVEDKVAVVQVVGCIDDLLRRSGRSERGLRESLVLMYDTVDGEWRRAADLPEMITRAACACVEW, encoded by the exons ATGTCAGAGCATTGCAACTCTCGGCACTTCTCATGGCTGATGAAATCTTGTTTACCAAATCCCTCCGACGCCAAATCACTCGTTCCGATTCACCAACCGTCGGCGAATCTTTCTACAACGATAGCTTCTCTACCTGACGATTTGCTCCTCGAATGTATCTCCAGAGTCCCTTCCTCTTCGATNccaaatttaattaaaagcaAAGTGCATAAAACTTCACAGGCAGAGCGAACACAGAGACATGGAGGGATGGTGAAGT TTCCGTGGACCGTCATCCCTGGTCTGGNCGGTGGTTCGGAAGTCGCGGCCGCGGTTGAAGAGTACGATCCTGAGTTGAATCGGTGGGAAGTTGTGACTCAATCGGCGAGGAAGAGATACGGTTGCATCGGAGCAGCTGTTGACGGAGTTTTTTATGTCATCGGTGGTTTGAAAATTGGGAATGAGACTTCACGCGCGGTTGCGGCGCGTGCTTACGCTAGCTCTATGGATCTTTTCGATGTGGAATCGCGTCAGTGGTTGAGGAGTCGTTCCGTTCCTGGCGGTGGATGTGTTGTGGCGGCGTGTGCGGCGGTTGGATATGTGTACGTGTTAAGCAGCCACGCCGTGGAGCTTTCGTTCTGGCGATTTGACGCGCGTCGTCGCGGCGGTAACAGCGGGTTCGGAGAATGGCGGAGGCTGAAAAGTCCGCCGTTGCCGGCTCAAGTGCGGTTAGACGGAACGGTGAGGTTTAGCTGTGTTGGAGTGGAAGATAAAGTGGCGGTGGTACAGGTGGTGGGATGCATTGACGATTTGCTCCGGCGAAGTGGGAGGAGTGAGCGAGGGCTGAGAGAGAGCCTTGTGTTGATGTACGATACGGTGGATGGAGAGTGGAGAAGAGCGGCGGATCTACCGGAGATGATTACACGCGCCGCATGTGCGTGTGTGGAGTGGTAA
- the LOC104736716 gene encoding exonuclease DPD1, chloroplastic/mitochondrial-like — protein MCVSISQVSRLRFHSFGSSCCERVHGWLKNSSSLKLLDVRASSVDGKARWVRRNVSTTTQGSRSNNTKSSVLGGTIPVTRIIDEESRTKIQQQPFGNLQQRLSQDKDLPKLLTVIVSDLETTGFNRTKERIIEIAAQDLAGGENSTFQTLVNPGYVPVTNTHIHGIRNDMVRRPEVPRMEDLIPIFLRYVESRQKPGGYVMLVAHNGKSFDFQFLINEFNRCSFEIPHNWLLLDSLPLGREHMKIIDPTVKPKAGLEVLAEHYSLTRDGDAHRAMSDVLLLSQVFQKLTIDLKLSVSDLVLRSHTASDIATAMAKNKKA, from the exons ATGTGTGTCTCAATCTCGCAAGTCTCTAGACTTAGATTCCATTCATTTGGAAGTTCTTGCTGTGAACGTGTTCATGGCTGGCTCAAGAACAGCTCAAGCCTGAAGCTGCTTGATGTTAGAGCTTCTTCGGTTGATGGTAAAGCCAGATGGGTCAGACGAAACGTGAGTACAACTACACAAGGTAGTAGAAGCAACAACACTAAGAGCAGTGTGTTGGGAGGAACAATTCCTGTAACCAGGATTATAGATGAAGAGAGCAGGACCAAGATACAGCAGCAGCCTTTTGGAAATCTTCAGCAACGGCTTTCCCAAGACAAAGATCTGCCTAAACTCCTCACGGTTATAGTCTCTGATCTTGAGACAACCGGCTTTAATAGAACGAAGGAGCGGATAATTGAAATTGCAGCACAGGATTTAGCTGGTGGTGAGAACAGCACATTTCAGACTCTCGTCAACCCGGGATATGTTCCTGTAACTAACACACATATCCACGGAATCAGGAATGATATGGTTCGTCGACCCGAGGTTCCAAG GATGGAAGACCTGATACCCATATTTCTGCGGTATGTTGAGAGTCGACAGAAGCCTGGAGGCTATGTGATGTTAGTTGCACACAATGGAAAGTCATTTGACTTCCAGTTTTTGATCAATGAGTTTAACCGTTGTTCTTTCGAGATTCCTCATAATTGGTTGTTACTCGACTCGCTCCCACTCGGCAGAGAGCACATGAAAATTATAG ACCCAACAGTAAAGCCAAAAGCAGGATTAGAAGTTCTTGCAGAACACTATAGTCTTACAAGGGATGGTGACGCTCACAGAGCCATGTCAGATGTTTTACTCCTATCTCAGGTGTTCCAGAAACTCACCATTGATCTCAAGCTCTCCGTTTCTGATCTCGTTCTCCGCTCTCACACTGCATCCGATATCGCGACTGCCATGGCCAAGAACAAGAAGGCCTGA
- the LOC104736718 gene encoding protein DEHYDRATION-INDUCED 19 homolog 6-like, with protein sequence MDSDSWSDRLASASRRYQLDFLSRSDNFLGFEEIEGEDDFREEYACPFCSDYFDIVSLCCHIDEDHPMDAKNGVCPVCAVKVSSDMIAHITLQHANMFKVTRKRKTRRGGAQSMLSILKREFPDGNFQSLFQGSSRAVPSSSASIAADPLLSSFISPMADDFFISESSLCAETSSAKKISNQSLPERNVEKQSLSAEDHREKLKQSEFVQGILSSMILDDNL encoded by the exons atGGATTCTGATTCTTGGAGTGATCGTCTCGCATCGGCTTCAAGAAGATATCAGCTCGATTTCTTATCTCGATCTG ACAATTTCTTGGGATTTGAGGAGATAGAGGGAGAAGATGACTTCAGGGAGGAGTATGCTTGCCCCTTCTGCTCAGACTATTTTGATATCGTGTCTCTTTGCTGCCACATTGATGAAGATCATCCTATGGACGCCAAAAATGGG GTATGTCCCGTTTGTGCGGTGAAAGTGAGCTCTGATATGATTGCTCATATAACACTTCAACATGCAAATATGTTCAAg GTGACacggaaaagaaaaacaagaagaggtGGGGCTCAGTCCATGCTATCAATCTTGAAGAGGGAGTTTCCTGATGGAAATTTTCAGAGCCTATTTCAAGGATCGTCGCGTGCGgtaccttcttcttctgccagTATAGCTGCTGATCCTTTGCTGTCTTCGTTCATTTCACCAATGGCTGATGACTTTTTCATTTCTGAGTCAAGTCTATGTGCAGAAACAAGTTCTGCCAAGAAAATATCGAACCAGAGTTTGCCTGAAAG GAATGTTGAGAAGCAGTCTCTTTCAGCAGAGGATCACAGAGAGAAGTTGAAACAGAGCGAGTTCGTTCAAGGGATTCTGAGCTCTATGATTCTTGACGACAACTTATAA